A region of Oryzias latipes chromosome 18, ASM223467v1 DNA encodes the following proteins:
- the LOC101163611 gene encoding protein O-GlcNAcase: MEEKQRFLCGVVEGFYGRPWSIDQRKVLFQWMQLWGLNTYLYGPKDDLKHRLLWREVYSPEEEGQLRTLIVEAQSRGLQFVYALSPGQDIVFSSSCDLALLKRKLRQVADLGCQAFAILFDDIDASMCQADSEAFASSAHAQVTVTNEVYRFLGEPPVFLFCPTEYCSSLCSPSVSKSPYLQTVGEDLLPDISVIWTGSKVISRKLSVDGLAEVKSVLQRPPLIWDNLHANDYDSRRLFLGPFKGREPGLRSNLRGLLLNPNCEFEANYIPLHTLGSWLRAGKEETKDEEFDYCPDRALTAALHDWMEELNQPLQAGRHTIRTDPHGYVQTSRCKTSDWSDRPSTFRGTSALAKLPVFPLNSSSPPSSPTLEDREKQMGEKKGSSYSSQKSPGSRPGPVPSGGQGEKVQGRGMCGGKGLLSESQVRLMVGLHYLPHEHGPSAQKLLQDLTWLKTNCHLVSTNGKKAQPQKAEEWHGRASRFLSLCEDIAQLHCSVVGGANRAVLYDLYPYVWDLRNTALVAKAFVCWLDGRVQSDSSALGSWRNCFHWCGKTTGADMMGVDSEPWVFKGGLSGDVQMLLPIGSCSELFTHPPPLFPTSRLYNVRPYHNKDKVELYRMVRQLHLRTQGGQESNIAHPDVIGDRCLGPCLALSPEYSFILEDELGVCGCVLGILDVPSFAKRCQASWIPAMRDKYPPKGNSTHPNTQDLIRLIEEDQGEYPDSLLHHFPSQVRLDALPELVDISVSRTLLTALLAALKANGSQGVFCEVQPTDRQRLEFLTKLGFLEILRGEARSREGVVLGRLL; this comes from the exons ATGGAGGAGAAGCAGCGGTTCCTCTGCGGGGTGGTGGAAG GATTTTATGGAAGGCCATGGTCCATTGATCAGAGGAAGGTTCTTTTTCAATG GATGCAGCTCTGGGGACTAAACACCTACCTGTATGGGCCAAAAGATGACCTGAAACATCGACTGCTGTGGAGAGAAGTCTATTCTCCAGAAGAGGAag GTCAGTTGCGTACTCTCATCGTTGAGGCCCAGTCCAGAGGCCTGCAGTTTGTTTATGCACTCTCCCCCGGTCAGGACATTGTCTTTTCCTCGTCCTGTGACTTAGCTTTACTCAAACGCAAGCTAAGACAG GTAGCAGACCTGGGCTGCCAGGCGTTTGCAATCCTCTTTGACGACATTGATGCCTCCATGTGTCAGGCTGACAGCGAGGCCTTTGCCTCTTCTGCCCATGCTCAGGTCACTGTTACCAACGAGGTTTATCGGTTCTTAGGGGAACCACCGGTCTTCCTTTTCTGTCCCACAG AGTACTGCAGTTCTCTGTGCTCCCCCAGCGTGTCTAAGTCCCCCTACCTACAAACAGTTGGAGAAGACCTGCTGCCGGATATTAGCGTAATATGGACTG GTAGCAAGGTCATCTCCAGGAAACTGTCAGTTGACGGCCTCGCTGAGGTGAAGTCTGTCCTCCAGCGACCCCCACTCATCTGGGACAACCTGCACGCTAACGACTATGACTCCAGGCGCCTCTTCTTGGGCCCTTTTAAGGGCCGGGAGCCTGGACTTAGAAGCAACTTGAGAGGCCTGCTTCTCAATCCAAACTGCGAGTTTGAAGCCAATTACATCCCACTCCACACTCTGGGAAGCTGGCTCAGAGCAGGGAAGGAGGAAACGAAAG ACGAGGAGTTTGACTACTGTCCTGACAGAGCTCTAACCGCTGCTCTGCACGACTGGATGGAAGAACTTAACCAACCTCTACAAGCAG GTCGTCATACCATACGGACGGACCCACATGGTTATGTCCAAACATCACGCTGCAAAACTTCTGACTGGTCCGACCGTCCTTCCACCTTCAGGGGGACCTCTGCTCTGGCAAAACTTCCAGTCTTCCCTCTGAATTCCAGCTCTCCTCCCTCCTCACCCACTTTAGAGGACAGGGAAAAACAAATGGGGGAGAAGAAGGGATCGAGCTATTCAAGTCAAAAGTCTCCTGGATCTAGACCGGGACCAGTCCCAAGTGGAGGCCAGGGGGAGAAGGTTCAGGGCCGGGGAATGTGTGGTGGGAAGGGTTTGCTCAGTGAATCACAGGTGCGGCTGATGGTTGGTCTTCACTACCTTCCCCATGAGCATGGCCCATCGGCTCAGAAACTTCTGCAGGATCTGACTTGGCTGAAGACAAACTGCCACCTGGTCAGCACCAACGGCAAGAAGGCGCAGCCTCAGAAG GCTGAAGAGTGGCATGGACGAGCCTCGAGGTTCCTGTCTCTGTGTGAAGACATAGCACAGCTCCACTGCAGCGTGGTGGGCGGGGCAAACAGGGCTGTGCTCTATGATCTTTATCCTTACGTGTGGGACCTCAGAAACACTGCTCTGGTGGCAAAGGCCTTTGTATGCTGGCTGG ATGGACGAGTGCAGAGTGACAGCTCTGCTCTTGGCTCCTGGAGGAACTGCTTTCACT GGTGTGGGAAAACCACAGGAGCAGACATGATGGGCGTAGACTCTGAGCCATGGGTGTTTAAAGGGGGCTTGTCCGGGGATGTGCAG ATGCTTCTCCCAATTGGCAGTTGCAGCGAACTCTTTACTCACCCTCCGCCTCTCTTCCCTACCTCTCGTCTTTACAATGTCAGGCCATACCACAACAAAGAcaag GTGGAGTTATACCGTATGGTCCGTCAGTTACATTTAAGAACTCAGGGGGGCCAAGAGTCCAACATAGCTCACCCAGATGTCATAGGAGACAG ATGTCTTGGCCCATGCTTGGCGTTAAGCCCAGAGTACAGCTTCATCCTTGAAGACGAGTTAGGTGTTTGCGGCTGTGTTTTGGGCATTTTAGATGTCCCAAGCTTTGCCAAGAGGTGCCAGGCCAGTTGGATACCCGCAATGAGGGACAAATATCCTCCCAAAGGGAACAgcacacacccaaacacacag GACTTAATCCGGTTAATTGAAGAGGACCAGGGTGAGTACCCAGACTCGCTCCTCCATCACTTCCCCTCGCAGGTGCGTTTGGATGCTCTTCCAGAGCTGGTGGACATCAGTGTCAGCCGAACCCTGCTCACCGCCCTCCTCGCTGCATTGAAAGCTAACG GTTCTCAGGGTGTCTTCTGCGAGGTGCAGCCCACAGACCGTCAGAGGCTGGAGTTCCTGACAAAACTGGGCTTCCTGGAGATCCTCAGAGGAGAGGCCAGGAGCAGAGAGGGGGTGGTGCTAGGGAGGCTGCTATGA
- the LOC101163113 gene encoding C-type mannose receptor 2-like: MDHRVIFLIFAGAVLSVSFAQTRQFYFVNTPLNWRDAQSVCRQNYTDLATIENTADVDAVIVALSSYTGKAWIGLRDDMVNSWRWSLSDSSFYGVGEATFRYWTSGEPNNYNGKQLCVRLYGNNADWDDDECTNPRPFVCYRGMVAGTPSYILINTPLNWTEAQKHCRQNYVDLASIRNNTENNIIKALVGAVTVWIGLYRQKVWSDGSQSVFQYNIVSQQGSSGDQCVTVEKPGQWSNNYCSSQFPFICYKAVPLNVNNLTLLRRTETTVTLQWSKIINASYVLQFNGTERMIAAPDGDGPVTFTVSSLSAGTTYTFNLYSVYGNTRSTGVQLTVTTAPQNAENFRASAQTETSITLEWSRMNTNISFVLQFNGTETNISAPEGGGPVSYMVTSLTARTKYTFTLFCVFEGIRSSGVTVTAFTGPNTLVHLNMSLSSLIQQSESDLNEALAEFFRQNCSLQQFSLRIVQVDESIEGNA; the protein is encoded by the exons ATGGATCATCGAGTGATCTTCCTCATTTTTGCAG gagcAGTGCTCAGTGTTTCCTTTGCACAGACTCGTCAGTTCTACTTTGTGAACACTCCTTTAAACTGGAGAGATGCTCAGAGTGTCTGCAGACAGAACTACACTGACCTGGCCACCATAGAGAATACAGCAGATGTTGATGCAGTTATTGTTGCATTATCAAGTTATACAG ggaaaGCCTGGATTGGTCTACGCGATGACATGGTAAACAGTTGGAGGTGGTCTTTGAGTGACAGCAGCTTTTATGGTGTTGGAGAGGCAACATTTCGGTATTGGACCTCTGGCGAGCCAAACAATTATAATGGTAAACAGTTGTGTGTCCGCCTTTATGGTAACAACGCCGATTGGGATGACGATGAGTGCACTAACCCACGGCCTTTTGTCTGCTATCGTG gtATGGTTGCTGGCACACCCAGTTACATTCTAATTAACACCCCATTGAACTGGACAGAAGCACAGAAACACTGCAGGCAGAATTATGTGGATTTAGCAAG catACGGAATAATACAGAAAATAACATCATTAAAGCTCTAGTAGGAGCAGTTACGGTCTGGATTGGCCTGTATCGCCAGAAAGTGTGGTCTGATGGGAGCCAATCTGTGTTTCAGTACAACATAGTCAGTCAACAAGGCTCTTCTGGAGATCAATGTGTTACTGTAGAGAAGCCGGGACAATGGTCAAATAATTACTGCTCTTCTCAATTTCCATTTATTTGTTACAAAGCAG TTCCTCTGAATGTGAACAATTTGACTTTATTGAGAAGAACAGAGactactgtcactctgcagtGGAGTAAGATCATCAATGCCAGCTATGTGCTCCAGTTTAATGGTACAGAGAGGATGATTGCAGCCCCTGATGGTGATGGACCAGTAACTTTCACAGTCTCATCTCTCAGTGCTGGAACAACATACACATTCAATCTTTACTCTGTTTATGGAAACACCAGAAGCACCGGAGTACAACTGACAGTAACAACTG ctcctcaaaatgcagaaaacttTAGAGCATCTGCACAGACTGAGACCAGCATTACTCTTGAATGGAGTAGAATGAACACAAATATCAGCTTCGTGCTGCAGTTTAATGGAACAGAGACAAACATCAGCGCACCAGAAGGAGGAGGACCTGTATCATACATGGTCACATCACTCACTGCTCGGACGAAATACACCTTTACTCTCTTCTGTGTGTTTGAAGGCATAAGAAGCAGTGGAGTTACAGTTACTGCATTTACGG GGCCCA ATACTTTGGTTCATTTGAACATGAGTTTAAGCTCATTGATTCAACAATCAGAGTCAGACCTAAATGAAGCTTTGGCTGAG TTCTTCAGACAAAACTGTTCCTTACAGCAGTTTTCCTTGAGGATTGTTCAAGTCGATGAGAGCATTGAAGGAAACGCATGA